The genomic stretch ACTAATAGACTGACTGGTgaaacctctgtgtgtgtgtgtgtgtgtgtgtgtgtgtgtgtgtgtgtgtgtgtgtgtgtgtgtgtgtgtgtgagagaggcccATGGGTAGGAGGCAGCATTACGTCTGGggagcccctctctctcccaggcagGTTGAGGCTAGGCTAGCCTCCCACACTGCGAAGCAGAGCGGGAAACCAACTCAGCTGGTAGAACAATAGCTACCTCTGTCACCAGCACCAGGCCTGAGGGAACCTCCCCATTACCTCACTGTGTCGCTCTCTGCCCCAGTAACACCACAACAAACACCAACACACCACAGTAAAACTAAACTACTGTAGCAtaccacattttagtcatttagcagacgctcttatccagagcatacagTTCCATAGAGAATAATTCTGCCATCCAGTACCTGTATGTCCTCTTGCTCATAGgctgacatttacattacatttacattacatttacatgctAGTATGAACAGTAGGTGAATCTGTTCATACTAGCAGTGGTTGCACAACAGTGCTATCAGCAGTATCTGGCTGCATCAAAACAAAGATAGCCTTTCATGGAGGCATGCGGTTGTGCGTCTTGTGAGCTTAAATTCTGTGACTATTCTGAACGTGATGTCATATTTAATCTGCAATTTTGGAATATGATTCAAGCGAAGTAATTATACACAAATATGTTTGTTACTAAAGAATTTGTTAACCTAAGAAACGGTTGTGCACAAAACATGAAGTTAATATGAACCGTGTGGAAGGGCTTGAGGCAAGCGCGTGGGTGAGGCGGACATGGCCAGCCCAGCTCAGAGGCAGTGATCAGAGAGACCTCAGTCATAACCCTCCTCTTTAATCAGAGACAAGGGGCGCCATAACGTTCCATAAGAATGTACCATTCTAAAGTTCCATTATATATAGCAGCCCATGAAGCAGCGACTCAGCAACTTCCATTTCCTGAGTAGTAGAAGCCAGGGACACTGACTGTTGTTTGTGACTCACTGTGATACGCAACACAAGACCATTCCCACTACTCTATATATGGCTTGGAGTATTACCATATAAGTGTTTCTGGGGTATTGTGCATAGCACTCGCatgagaaatgtgtgtgtgcgcgttagGGCTGCACAATTAATCGAATTCACATCGAAATCCATATCGCAAAGATTCATATCGCATGCAATATTTTGAAACGCCACTCAAACGCCTGTTTTAGTTAACTTTGTTTTATTTCTCCTCTTGCGGCTTCACAGACCAAGCCCGCCCCGTCAGTCAAGCAGCACAGTTCCTCCTCCTCGCTGTTAGATCCACTATATGTTTGCATGCTGTTCTGTTAGGTCAAATGCTGTCAACAGATGGTTCCAAACAAGAATGATGCTGATGCTTTTTAATACAAATCATTCTATTTCTacgattccaacagttcacccaagtgttttgatctagGCCCTATatcgcaagtcaaatcgcaatatttggtaaaaaaagaaaaaattgcAATTAGATAttttgcccatatcgtgcagccctagcCTGCGTAGCTCGAGAAGGAGTTTAATGCCACTTGAATAGGAGATTCACAATTTCTATACATTCTCACACTGGAGGAGAGCCATAATACTCTACAGAATGTTTTCAAAAATGATTGAACACTTTCATTGCCTTTCGGATTCCATACATATAGACTGGTATAAAGAGCAGATGTCCCATATTAATAGCAGCATAGCGGTGAAGCCCAGTCTGTGTCTATAGAGCAGAAAACCATTCACCCCCTGTGTGGAGTCTGAGGCTACGGGCAGGACAGTGACGTCATCTCTCTTCTTGACCAGCCGGTTACACACCACCAGGGTAACCAGGGAGATCACAAACACCCCCAGGTCAGGGGTCAGCAGACGCACCACACTCCACACGTCATCCAAGGGCAGCCTAGAAGACAGACAGAGCCACATGCAGGGGTCAAAGGTCATCAAAGAACTACAAGTGTAAATTCTCACACACGTACAACAAAGACAGTAAAGAACAAACAGAAATAACAAAAAGAGATGTAAGAGTGAACATTCTGCAGATAACAGTAACTGATCTCCACACAGTTCAGAGAGGGATGATCCTCAGTGACAAGATACACAGACGCAATGTGCTGTTTCCAAACATTCCTCACATACCTGGATACACCAACATGCCTCGATAGCGTCTCCCACAAGCTACCTGTAAAGACAGAAAGTGTTAGGACTACCAACTCTCCCCAGGCCACTCGGTCTCTGCCATGGAGTGTTGTTTAGGGGCAGGAAAGGTCATACCAGGTCTAGACTCTACAGAACAACTACAACATAGCGTACAGCTGCAGCTACCATAGATGTTCCCACGAGCCTCCAGTATTACTGGGAGTAGGCCACCGTGTCGGTATTTGAATGGGTTTGTGAGGAGCCCAGGCATGGACAGACTGAAGCTGGAGTCAGCATGGTGGACTAACTCACATGGTCCAGAGAAGAAAATAATATGACATCAAAGAATACTGCTTTAGCTATTAAAGCTCCTTGAGGACATGTTTATTGGGGCAGGCCAAAATAAGTCCAGACCACAAAATAAAATCCACATATTCTACAGTCAGAAGGTTGTAAGCATGGAGCATTCACAAGCATCCCTGATAGTATTCCACGCTGGTGGCTAATGACAAAGTAATAGACTGAGCGTGAAGAGAGCTGGACTTAACATGTCCAAATAAATCAGAGGTAGAAGCTATGATTTCATGGAGTTTCTTTAGTCTAAGTcaagggtgtcaaactcattccatggagggcctagtgtctgctggttttagttttttcctttcaattaagcacTAGACAACCAgttgaggggagttccttactaattagtgaccttaattcatcaatcaagtacaagggaggagcgaaaacccgcagacactcgaccctggaatgagtttgacacgtggtcTCAGTGATTCATTTAACCTAAACAAGCCCCTTATGAATGGCATAGGCCATTGTTTAGAAATGCTGACTGAAAATATGGCAATGGAATAGCCTTTGTCAAAGACGTCTATATTCACTCACAGTTGTGTCCCAGTGCATGGTCCAGGTCAGGGATAGTGTACAGGCAGATCTGGAAGGAGACATGGGCTAGCAGGAAGAGAAGACTGGTGCAGAACAGAGCCTTGATGAAGCGTCCAGTATGTcctggagaaaagagagagatggagttagAGGAGGGGAATGGGGGGACAATGTAGAATATGAAAGGGAAG from Coregonus clupeaformis isolate EN_2021a unplaced genomic scaffold, ASM2061545v1 scaf4484, whole genome shotgun sequence encodes the following:
- the LOC123490710 gene encoding piezo-type mechanosensitive ion channel component 1-like yields the protein CLFRYNGLSLVYLLYLLLLPWFLWPNKHTLRGHTGRFIKALFCTSLLFLLAHVSFQICLYTIPDLDHALGHNCSLWETLSRHVGVSRLPLDDVWSVVRLLTPDLGVFVISLVTLVVCNRLVKKRDDVTVLPVASDSTQGVNGFLLYRHRLGFTAMLLLIWDICSLYQSICMESERQ